The following coding sequences are from one Oncorhynchus clarkii lewisi isolate Uvic-CL-2024 chromosome 20, UVic_Ocla_1.0, whole genome shotgun sequence window:
- the LOC139375935 gene encoding mediator of RNA polymerase II transcription subunit 26-like isoform X2 has translation MTTASATPQQMRDRLLQAIDSHSNICNMVAVLEVITYLEKFPITKEALEETRLGKLINDVRKQTKDEDLAKRAKKLLRSWQKLIEPGQNETQSRGAMCVPGSANGSAHPLRTDIPPPDVSMASKGVPEVKTRNDVHNTHSPKAEKSSSRKRRGEQRDSVHLVAKISNLSPYEQMYNTPPPPPTNGIAGSPEAPPSPDRARTEPLENDKHSRIPVNAVKPHPSSPGLTKLPSTSSLLKTAVLQQQARLDEGGGGQYQAKSPHCLSSSLRSPRTMKQETMSKRSSTYAPKGTIPSPARSPRLLSSQSLKPPAEVSHVDGLPPPAHRASLHWPGSSEVTTHPPRNAATLEPPPVFPPTSQPAPTNSECSELHRPTPSSSVVVVKAEAEVAASSSDRKKRKKYRSRDYSVNLQGQDTEDQTRPVRLKERRLTFDPVTGQIKSMVHKEPSQVEEPPRPPPPEPQQRTHLPLQQHPAPTPSPFQQTNWKELSRNDIIQSYLNLQSNVLTSSGVQAPGAHFFMSEYLKREESDVREARRGVHVLQLDSSVTDTPGVSREVTDEDLHRVHMEHWQGVNGCCDTKGTWYDWTECISLDPHGDESKLNILPYVCLD, from the exons ATGACAACGGCCTCAGCAACTCCGCAGCAGATGAGAGACCGGCTGCTGCAGGCCATCGATAGTCACAGCAAT ATTTGCAATATGGTGGCAGTATTAGAAGTTATCACATATTTGGAGAAGTTCCCTATCACCAAAGAAGCTCTTGAG GAAACTCGCTTAGGGAAACTGATCAATGATGTGAGGAAGCAGACCAAGGATGAAGACCTTGCCAAGCGTGCCAAGAAGCTTTTGCGGAGCTGGCAGAAATTGATAGAGCCAGGGCAAAATGAGACTCAATCGCGGGGGGCCATGTGTGTCCCGGGCTCTGCAAATGGCAGTGCCCACCCCCTTCGGACTGACATTCCACCCCCTGATGTCTCAATGGCAAGCAAGGGTGTCCCAGAGGTGAAAACCAGAAATGACGTCCACAACACCCACTCGCCAAAAGCGGAGAAGTCGAGCAGCAGAAAGCGTAGAGGGGAGCAAAGGGACAGTGTGCACTTAGTGGCCAAAATCTCCAACTTGTCCCCCTACGAGCAGATGTAcaacaccccaccaccaccacccacaaaTGGGATTGCAGGTAGCCCTGAGGCTCCCCCATCGCCGGACAGGGCCCGTACAGAGCCCCTAGAGAATGACAAACATAGTAGAATCCCTGTCAATGCTGTCAAGCCTCACCCAAGCTCCCCGGGCCTCACCAAACTACCTAGCACTTCTTCTTTACTCAAGACTGCTGTGTTGCAGCAGCAGGCAAGGCTGGACGAAGGAGGCGGTGGACAGTATCAGGCCAAAAGCCCCCACTGTCTCTCATCAAGTCTGCGGAGTCCGCGAACTATGAAGCAAGAGACGATGTCCAAGCGCTCTTCAACATATGCACCAAAAGGGACTATCCCAAGCCCAGCCCGGAGCCCTCGCTTGCTGTCGTCCCAGTCTTTAAAGCCCCCAGCCGAAGTGTCTCATGTGGATGGGCTGCCACCCCCTGCCCATAGGGCCTCACTGCACTGGCCCGGCTCCTCAGAGGTCACCACCCATCCCCCACGCAACGCTGCAACACTGGAACCCCCGCCGGTGTTCCCTCCCACCTCCCAGCCCGCCCCAACCAACTCTGAGTGCTCAGAACTACATAgacccaccccctcctcctctgtagTGGTGGTCAAGGCTGAGGCAGAagtcgctgcctccagctcggacCGCAAAAAGAGGAAGAAGTACAGGTCCAGGGACTACTCTGTCAACCTGCAGGGGCAGGACACAGAGGACCAAACGAGGCCTGTGCGGTTAAAAGAGCGCAGGCTAACGTTTGACCCTGTGACTGGGCAGATCAAGTCCATGGTACATAAAGAACCCTCTCAGGTGGAAGAACCTCCAAGGCCACCTCCCCCTGAGCCCCAGCAGAGGACTCACCTGCCCCTGCAGCAGCATCCCGCTCCCACCCCCAGCCCCTTCCAACAGACTAACTGGAAAGAGCTGTCCCGAAACGACATCATCCAGTCCTACCTAAACCTTCAGAGCAACGTGCTCACATCCTCGGGGGTCCAGGCCCCCGGCGCACACTTTTTCATGTCAGAATACCTGAAACGGGAGGAGAGCGATGTTAGGGAGGCGAGGCGAGGAGTCCACGTCTTGCAGCTGGACAGCTCGGTAACGGACACACCGGGGGTGAGCCGGGAGGTGACTGACGAGGACCTCCACAGAGTACATATGGAGCACTGGCAAGGGGTAAACGGTTGTTGCGACACCAAGGGCACTTGGTACGACTGGACGGAGTGCATATCTTTGGATCCGCATGGGGATGAGAGCAAACTAAACATCCTGCCATATGTCTGCCTAGACTGA
- the LOC139375935 gene encoding mediator of RNA polymerase II transcription subunit 26-like isoform X1, protein MTTASATPQQMRDRLLQAIDSHSNQICNMVAVLEVITYLEKFPITKEALEETRLGKLINDVRKQTKDEDLAKRAKKLLRSWQKLIEPGQNETQSRGAMCVPGSANGSAHPLRTDIPPPDVSMASKGVPEVKTRNDVHNTHSPKAEKSSSRKRRGEQRDSVHLVAKISNLSPYEQMYNTPPPPPTNGIAGSPEAPPSPDRARTEPLENDKHSRIPVNAVKPHPSSPGLTKLPSTSSLLKTAVLQQQARLDEGGGGQYQAKSPHCLSSSLRSPRTMKQETMSKRSSTYAPKGTIPSPARSPRLLSSQSLKPPAEVSHVDGLPPPAHRASLHWPGSSEVTTHPPRNAATLEPPPVFPPTSQPAPTNSECSELHRPTPSSSVVVVKAEAEVAASSSDRKKRKKYRSRDYSVNLQGQDTEDQTRPVRLKERRLTFDPVTGQIKSMVHKEPSQVEEPPRPPPPEPQQRTHLPLQQHPAPTPSPFQQTNWKELSRNDIIQSYLNLQSNVLTSSGVQAPGAHFFMSEYLKREESDVREARRGVHVLQLDSSVTDTPGVSREVTDEDLHRVHMEHWQGVNGCCDTKGTWYDWTECISLDPHGDESKLNILPYVCLD, encoded by the exons ATGACAACGGCCTCAGCAACTCCGCAGCAGATGAGAGACCGGCTGCTGCAGGCCATCGATAGTCACAGCAAT CAGATTTGCAATATGGTGGCAGTATTAGAAGTTATCACATATTTGGAGAAGTTCCCTATCACCAAAGAAGCTCTTGAG GAAACTCGCTTAGGGAAACTGATCAATGATGTGAGGAAGCAGACCAAGGATGAAGACCTTGCCAAGCGTGCCAAGAAGCTTTTGCGGAGCTGGCAGAAATTGATAGAGCCAGGGCAAAATGAGACTCAATCGCGGGGGGCCATGTGTGTCCCGGGCTCTGCAAATGGCAGTGCCCACCCCCTTCGGACTGACATTCCACCCCCTGATGTCTCAATGGCAAGCAAGGGTGTCCCAGAGGTGAAAACCAGAAATGACGTCCACAACACCCACTCGCCAAAAGCGGAGAAGTCGAGCAGCAGAAAGCGTAGAGGGGAGCAAAGGGACAGTGTGCACTTAGTGGCCAAAATCTCCAACTTGTCCCCCTACGAGCAGATGTAcaacaccccaccaccaccacccacaaaTGGGATTGCAGGTAGCCCTGAGGCTCCCCCATCGCCGGACAGGGCCCGTACAGAGCCCCTAGAGAATGACAAACATAGTAGAATCCCTGTCAATGCTGTCAAGCCTCACCCAAGCTCCCCGGGCCTCACCAAACTACCTAGCACTTCTTCTTTACTCAAGACTGCTGTGTTGCAGCAGCAGGCAAGGCTGGACGAAGGAGGCGGTGGACAGTATCAGGCCAAAAGCCCCCACTGTCTCTCATCAAGTCTGCGGAGTCCGCGAACTATGAAGCAAGAGACGATGTCCAAGCGCTCTTCAACATATGCACCAAAAGGGACTATCCCAAGCCCAGCCCGGAGCCCTCGCTTGCTGTCGTCCCAGTCTTTAAAGCCCCCAGCCGAAGTGTCTCATGTGGATGGGCTGCCACCCCCTGCCCATAGGGCCTCACTGCACTGGCCCGGCTCCTCAGAGGTCACCACCCATCCCCCACGCAACGCTGCAACACTGGAACCCCCGCCGGTGTTCCCTCCCACCTCCCAGCCCGCCCCAACCAACTCTGAGTGCTCAGAACTACATAgacccaccccctcctcctctgtagTGGTGGTCAAGGCTGAGGCAGAagtcgctgcctccagctcggacCGCAAAAAGAGGAAGAAGTACAGGTCCAGGGACTACTCTGTCAACCTGCAGGGGCAGGACACAGAGGACCAAACGAGGCCTGTGCGGTTAAAAGAGCGCAGGCTAACGTTTGACCCTGTGACTGGGCAGATCAAGTCCATGGTACATAAAGAACCCTCTCAGGTGGAAGAACCTCCAAGGCCACCTCCCCCTGAGCCCCAGCAGAGGACTCACCTGCCCCTGCAGCAGCATCCCGCTCCCACCCCCAGCCCCTTCCAACAGACTAACTGGAAAGAGCTGTCCCGAAACGACATCATCCAGTCCTACCTAAACCTTCAGAGCAACGTGCTCACATCCTCGGGGGTCCAGGCCCCCGGCGCACACTTTTTCATGTCAGAATACCTGAAACGGGAGGAGAGCGATGTTAGGGAGGCGAGGCGAGGAGTCCACGTCTTGCAGCTGGACAGCTCGGTAACGGACACACCGGGGGTGAGCCGGGAGGTGACTGACGAGGACCTCCACAGAGTACATATGGAGCACTGGCAAGGGGTAAACGGTTGTTGCGACACCAAGGGCACTTGGTACGACTGGACGGAGTGCATATCTTTGGATCCGCATGGGGATGAGAGCAAACTAAACATCCTGCCATATGTCTGCCTAGACTGA